A part of Maniola jurtina chromosome 19, ilManJurt1.1, whole genome shotgun sequence genomic DNA contains:
- the LOC123875028 gene encoding BTB/POZ domain-containing protein 6 isoform X1, translating to MKGRATRSPRILPVILGKIFWRWVFTKADLVFFIYRVFWHAFQSRSSMNSSVDFFESLIDEDGRFAELNCQETSQRVHRRRNHAVQRVRPLVQAENINNGGGLSLSPPHTISQRETGTQVSQCYSGPPSPCGSTSSALSPTVSPAPPPGTATLDPNWQATKPTVRERNAAMFNNQLMADITFIVGSPGHTQVIPAHKYVLATGSSVFYAMFYGGLAECKQEIEVPDVEPSAFLILLKYLYCDEIQLEADTVLSTLYVAKKYIVPHLARACVNYLETSLTAKNACLLLSQSRLFEEPELMQRCWEVIDAQAEMALTSEGFVDIDVSTLESVLARETLNCKEINLFEAALAWAHAECVRRETDITPANKRAMLGSAIYLIRFPTMTLEEFANSAAQLGILTPQETIDIFLHFTAASKPQLSYPIKARAGLKAQICHRFQSCAYRSNQWRYRGRCDSIQFCVDKRIFVVGFGLYGSSNGAADYNVKIELKRLGRVLAENNTKFFSDGSSNTFHVYFENPIQIEPECFYTASAILDGSELSYFGQEGLSEVYMGTVTFQFHCSSESTNGTGVQGGQIPELIYYGPTVNTSMTNTSTNED from the exons GGTATTTTGGCATGCGTTCCAATCCCGGTCATCGATGAATAGCAGCGTAGACTTCTTCGAGAGCCTCATCGACGAAGACGGTCGTTTCGCCGAACTGAACTGCCAAGAGACGTCGCAGCGTGTGCACAGACGCAGGAACCACGCTGTGCAACGGGTCAGACCGTTGGTGCAAG CGGAAAACATCAACAATGGTGGTGGCTTGTCCCTGTCGCCACCACACACAATATCTCAACGTGAAACAGGGACACAAGTATCACAATGTTACAGCGGGCCGCCTTCCCCCTGCGGGTCCACAAGCTCCGCTCTTTCCCCCACAGTGTCCCCCGCCCCGCCTCCCGGAACTGCAACCCTAGATCCCAATTGGCAAGCAACTAAACCTACCGTACGAGAAAGAAACGCAGCAATGTTTAACAATCAGTTAATGGCAGATATCACATTTATAGTTGGAAGTCCAG GACATACACAAGTAATACCGGCACACAAATATGTCTTAGCAACTGGTAGTTCAGTATTTTATGCTATGTTCTATGGAGGCTTAGCAGAATGTAAACAAGAAATAGAGGTGCCTGATGTTGAGCCATCAGCCTTCCTCATATTACTGAA GTATTTATATTGTGATGAAATTCAATTAGAAGCAGACACAGTACTGTCAACATTGTATGTTGCAAAGAAATATATTGTACCACATCTGGCAAGAGCCTGTGTCAACTACTTGGAAACTAGTCTAACAGCCAAAAATGCATGTTTGCTCCTAAGCCAATCACGTTTGTTTGAAGAGCCAGAACTAATGCAGAGGTGCTGGGAAGTTATCGATGCGCAG GCTGAGATGGCCCTTACGTCTGAAGGGTTCGTTGACATAGACGTCTCCACTCTAGAGTCTGTGTTGGCGAGAGAGACGCTCAATTGCAAGgaaattaatttgtttgaagCAGCATTAGCTTGGGCTCATGCTGAATGTGTGCGTAGAGAGACCGACATCACTCCGGCTAACAAGAGAGCCATGCTCGGCAGTGCCATATACCTAATCAGATTTCCGACCATGACTTTAGAGGAGTTTGCCAATAGTGCTGCACAACTTGGCATACTGACACCTCAAGAAACAATCgacatatttttacattttactgCAGCAAGCAAACCACAGTTATCGTATCCTATAAAGGCAAGAGCTGGTCTTAAAGCCCAG atttgcCACAGATTTCAATCATGTGCATACAGAAGTAACCAATGGAGATACAGAGGCAGGTGTGACTCAATACAGTTCTGTGTTGATAAAAGAATATTTGTGGTCGGTTTTGGACTTTATGGATCGTCGAATGGTGCAGCTGATTACAATGTGAAGATAGAGTTAAAGAGATTAGGACGAGTGCTAGCAGAGAATAATACGAAATTCTTTTCTGATGGGTCAAGTAACACTTTCCATGTGTACTTTGAGAATCCCATACAAATTGAGCCTGAATGTTTCTATACAGCTTCTGCTATTCTAGACGGGAGTGAGTTGAGTTATTTTGGACAAGAAGGACTGAGTGAAGTGTACATGGGCACGGTTACATTCCAATTCCATTGCTCCTCTGAAAGTACGAATGGAACAGGAGTTCAAGGTGGTCAGATTCCAGAACTCATTTACTATGGCCCTACAGTGAATACTTCCATGACTAATACGAGTACTAATGAGGACTGA
- the LOC123875028 gene encoding BTB/POZ domain-containing protein 6 isoform X2: MSNLCSRIVSKPPKRPTEARDSMSVAQTNAWMNAENINNGGGLSLSPPHTISQRETGTQVSQCYSGPPSPCGSTSSALSPTVSPAPPPGTATLDPNWQATKPTVRERNAAMFNNQLMADITFIVGSPGHTQVIPAHKYVLATGSSVFYAMFYGGLAECKQEIEVPDVEPSAFLILLKYLYCDEIQLEADTVLSTLYVAKKYIVPHLARACVNYLETSLTAKNACLLLSQSRLFEEPELMQRCWEVIDAQAEMALTSEGFVDIDVSTLESVLARETLNCKEINLFEAALAWAHAECVRRETDITPANKRAMLGSAIYLIRFPTMTLEEFANSAAQLGILTPQETIDIFLHFTAASKPQLSYPIKARAGLKAQICHRFQSCAYRSNQWRYRGRCDSIQFCVDKRIFVVGFGLYGSSNGAADYNVKIELKRLGRVLAENNTKFFSDGSSNTFHVYFENPIQIEPECFYTASAILDGSELSYFGQEGLSEVYMGTVTFQFHCSSESTNGTGVQGGQIPELIYYGPTVNTSMTNTSTNED; encoded by the exons ATGTCCAATTTGTGCTCAAGAATCGTTTCTAAACCTCCGAAGAGGCCGACAGAGGCTCGGGATAGCATGTCGGTAGCTCAAACCAATGCATGGATGAATG CGGAAAACATCAACAATGGTGGTGGCTTGTCCCTGTCGCCACCACACACAATATCTCAACGTGAAACAGGGACACAAGTATCACAATGTTACAGCGGGCCGCCTTCCCCCTGCGGGTCCACAAGCTCCGCTCTTTCCCCCACAGTGTCCCCCGCCCCGCCTCCCGGAACTGCAACCCTAGATCCCAATTGGCAAGCAACTAAACCTACCGTACGAGAAAGAAACGCAGCAATGTTTAACAATCAGTTAATGGCAGATATCACATTTATAGTTGGAAGTCCAG GACATACACAAGTAATACCGGCACACAAATATGTCTTAGCAACTGGTAGTTCAGTATTTTATGCTATGTTCTATGGAGGCTTAGCAGAATGTAAACAAGAAATAGAGGTGCCTGATGTTGAGCCATCAGCCTTCCTCATATTACTGAA GTATTTATATTGTGATGAAATTCAATTAGAAGCAGACACAGTACTGTCAACATTGTATGTTGCAAAGAAATATATTGTACCACATCTGGCAAGAGCCTGTGTCAACTACTTGGAAACTAGTCTAACAGCCAAAAATGCATGTTTGCTCCTAAGCCAATCACGTTTGTTTGAAGAGCCAGAACTAATGCAGAGGTGCTGGGAAGTTATCGATGCGCAG GCTGAGATGGCCCTTACGTCTGAAGGGTTCGTTGACATAGACGTCTCCACTCTAGAGTCTGTGTTGGCGAGAGAGACGCTCAATTGCAAGgaaattaatttgtttgaagCAGCATTAGCTTGGGCTCATGCTGAATGTGTGCGTAGAGAGACCGACATCACTCCGGCTAACAAGAGAGCCATGCTCGGCAGTGCCATATACCTAATCAGATTTCCGACCATGACTTTAGAGGAGTTTGCCAATAGTGCTGCACAACTTGGCATACTGACACCTCAAGAAACAATCgacatatttttacattttactgCAGCAAGCAAACCACAGTTATCGTATCCTATAAAGGCAAGAGCTGGTCTTAAAGCCCAG atttgcCACAGATTTCAATCATGTGCATACAGAAGTAACCAATGGAGATACAGAGGCAGGTGTGACTCAATACAGTTCTGTGTTGATAAAAGAATATTTGTGGTCGGTTTTGGACTTTATGGATCGTCGAATGGTGCAGCTGATTACAATGTGAAGATAGAGTTAAAGAGATTAGGACGAGTGCTAGCAGAGAATAATACGAAATTCTTTTCTGATGGGTCAAGTAACACTTTCCATGTGTACTTTGAGAATCCCATACAAATTGAGCCTGAATGTTTCTATACAGCTTCTGCTATTCTAGACGGGAGTGAGTTGAGTTATTTTGGACAAGAAGGACTGAGTGAAGTGTACATGGGCACGGTTACATTCCAATTCCATTGCTCCTCTGAAAGTACGAATGGAACAGGAGTTCAAGGTGGTCAGATTCCAGAACTCATTTACTATGGCCCTACAGTGAATACTTCCATGACTAATACGAGTACTAATGAGGACTGA